From a region of the Triticum aestivum cultivar Chinese Spring chromosome 7D, IWGSC CS RefSeq v2.1, whole genome shotgun sequence genome:
- the LOC123165759 gene encoding caffeoyl-CoA O-methyltransferase 1, producing MATTAADATAAAPKEQPASTGGEQVTRHSEVGHKSLLQSDALYQYILETSVYPREHECMKELREITANHPWNLMTTSADEGQFLNMLLKLIGAKKTMEIGVYTGYSLLATALAIPEDGTILAMDINRENYELGLPCIEKAGVAHKIDFREGPALPVLDALLEDEANHGTFDFVFVDADKDNYLNYHERLMKLVKVGGLLGYDNTLWNGSVVLPADAPMRKYIRYYRDFVLDLNKALAADQRVEICQLPVGDGITLCRRAK from the exons ATGGCGACCACGGCAGCCGACGCCACGGCCGCGGCGCCCAAGGAGCAGCCCGCCAGCACCGGCGGCGAGCAGGTCACGCGTCACTCCGAGGTCGGCCACAAGAGCCTGCTCCAGAGCGACGCCCTCTACCAG TACATCCTGGAGACGAGCGTGTACCCGCGCGAGCACGAGTGCATGAAGGAGCTCCGCGAGATCACCGCCAACCACCCATG GAACCTGATGACGACGTCGGCGGACGAGGGCCAGTTCCTCAACATGCTGCTCAAGCTCATCGGCGCCAAGAAGACCATGGAGATCGGCGTCTACACCGGCTACTCCCTCCTCGCCACCGCGCTCGCCATCCCTGAAGACGGCACC ATCTTGGCCATGGACATCAACCGCGAGAACTACGAGCTGGGGCTGCCGTGCATCGAGAAGGCCGGCGTGGCGCACAAGATCGACTTCCGCGAGGGCCCGGCGCTCCCGGTGCTGGACGCGCTGCTGGAGGACGAGGCCAACCACGGCACCTTCGACTTCGTCTTCGTGGACGCCGACAAGGACAACTACCTCAACTACCACGAGCGCCTCATGAAGCTCGTCAAGGTCGGCGGCCTCCTCGGCTACGACAACACCCTCTGGAACGGCTCCGTCGTGCTCCCCGCCGACGCCCCCATGCGCAAGTACATCCGCTACTACCGCGACTTCGTCCTCGACCTCAACAAGgccctcgccgccgaccagcgcGTCGAGATCTGCCAGCTCCCCGTCGGCGACGGCATCACCCTCTGCCGCCGCGCCAAGTGA
- the LOC123167868 gene encoding early nodulin-93 yields the protein MAARNFFVRSPKEEESSAAIREAVLLGGKNAAIAGTVVAVPTFVACRVLPWAKHNLNYTAQALIISTACVAGFFITADKTILRNARQNTIGRT from the exons ATGGCCGCCAGGAACTTCTTCGTCCGATCCCCCAAGGAGGAGGAATCCAGCGCCGCCATCCGAG AGGCTGTCCTGTTGGGAGGGAAGAACGCCGCCATTGCTGGCACCGTGGTCGCGGTTCCCACG TTCGTTGCCTGCCGCGTCCTTCCTTGGGCTAAGCATAATCTGAACTACACCGCGCAAGCGCTCATCATATCGACAG CCTGTGTCGCCGGCTTCTTCATCACCGCGGATAAAACCATTCTGCGAAACGCAAGGCAAAACACCATCGGGAGGACCTGA